The genomic DNA acacacacacacacacacacacacacacacacacacacacacacacacacacacacacacacacacacacacacacacacacacacacacacacacacacatgtttaagAGCAATCATGTAAAAGTAATCTTGAAATATGGAAAAGAGCAAAAAGAAATAATCACAACCGGCAAATTCCTATAAAGCAACCCATCTTCTCTACATACCCCCAAAACCTGGCGGAAAACTCCAAACCCTTCCCAGAACTATTCTtgatgtcagtttggttgtcaGTGGTTAATCAAAGTGTCTTAGTGTTGAGTAGCTTAAGGTATGTGCGGATGGCCTGCCTCGTCAGCCAGGTTGAGGATATAGCCAGCTACGTCGTCCTCTGTAGGGGCATCAGGCATCACCCACGACTCATTGGCAGCGGTCACTTGCAAGCGGCATATCGGACAATTCCTGCTCTGCCCACTCCTATGAAAACAAACCAGATAATTGGGTACATTTACATGGACACTGATTAATGTAGGTTGATTAAAACCTCTGTATGCTTTGCAAGAACAATTTCCCTAATAATTCTGTTTAAAAAGGACATCAGGCCTAAATTAGGCTACCCGAAGGGACTTTAGTGAATCCCGAAAATAACCAATCAAAATAAATGTGCTATCAAGTCTAGCATTTCATTAAAACAATATAATACAAAGACGATACAAAGGGCCGCTCCTATCAGTGGGTCTTCTGGGCAGTGGATGCGCTGAACCCCCACCCGATTGCCCCTGGCCCAATGGGATTTTCCAAGGGTGGGAAGAACCAAGCCCCACCCGATTGCCCCTGGCCCAATGGGATTTTCCAAGGGTGGGAAGAACCAAGCCCCACCTGATTGCCCAGGCGGGCATGGAAGTGAGCGTACCCATAACCACCAGACCAGCGCACATACCGCCCACAGCgtgaaacaaaaaaaaacatacatgaCTAAACACAAAACATACAATCACAGCCCCACACTCACCCCTGATTGAAGGATCTCAAACCTTTATAAAAAATGTGCAAGTGTGCATGTATCTATTCCAACCTTCAAACAGCCACAGATCAACCCATTTCTCCCGGTAAATCATTATTGTACCATTTCCTCTGGCAATACATACCTCCAATCTACCATGGTGTCTCACTAGGGACTTGGACCTCCCCATCTGCAACCAAAAATGCTCCAAAATCAAGCCACAGATGGAGAGAACCAAAAGAGATGCTCTATTGATTCGGTTTCCTTGTGGCAGCCTGCACCGGTCTGACTGTTCAATGCCCCATATACTGAGCATTCTTTTGTAGTGAGAATTTGATATAACAGCTTAAATCTAAGTTTTGTATATCAGTTCATAAAACCAATGTCATGGTATTGGGACTTAGAAAATTTGTTCCCAACTATCTTGAATTTTATGAAGCATAGTTGTCAAACCTCTTGACCGTAAGTGAAAATTATATATTTTACAATTTATATTGGTCATTTTACGTCATTGATACTGTACTTTTTAATTGGTGGCAGACAAACTAACTAATTAATTCCTCTCTTTCAAGTAATTGCTTCTTCCATTTGTGGCAGAGCTGTGATAAGTtggttatttaagcaataaggctcgagggggtgtagtatatggccaatataccacggctcgggctgttcttatgcaagacgcaacgtggagtgcctgtaTACAGCCCTTAGCGGTggtttattggccatataccctaaacccccgaggtgccataatgccattataaactggttaccaacttagagcagtaaaaatatatgttgtcatacccatggtataaggtctgatataccacggctgtctgCCAAATCAGCATTcaaggctcgaaccacccagtttataattcttTTATGCCATGACAttgttgaatacttgtttctgattggcttgaagggcatttaAGAGCGTACATTATTTCcctataaacacagtatatttgcacagtagaattcaatggctataaTAATGGCTGTTGATTGTCTTGAATGACCGTTCCTATTCAAAATTTCCAGCtaaaacaatacatttaataaaaTTGTTGTATAAATATCCTAAAGCAAAATGATACAATATCTGATTAAATCGCTTTAGAAAGGGGCACAAGACAGGAAGGCTAagggcgctgcagtacagcgcccttaacacTGCGCCACCCGAGAGGCCAATCTGCTATAATTAACACAATCTAATGATTAACTATTTAAATAGCATGGCCTACTGAATTTTTTTAAAGACCAAGTGGCAAACAAtaatgcaggcactagggatgggagtGTGAGCAGGCgggtctgggcagatgagatATGACTACAAGTTATCATTCGGATGTATAaaagtttgtttttgtttttttgggaaaaaaagaaaaaaaggaagaaaaaaatatttaaaaaatctttcAATGGCATAtagttcattcttacatgttctaggtttgagctgcttttgaaagcaaaagcaGGAATTGAAAACACTGGCATTGTTGAATTAGATTTTATAATAGCAAGGTAGGACTAATGGTTTGATTAGCTAAACTAGCACATCTGTTCGGTTACCAAGGCAACTACGGTCACCATCTggtaaacttgctagctacttcagtggatgtcgAACACATTTCTACCGGCAAATGTTTTAAATTATAGCCATTGGTAACTTGGTGCTCTATGCTTTCTCTGGCAAATAATGCAACTCCATGGAAGGTCAGTTCAACTCCCCTAGCACGTCatggaacacaccttccacgtcGTTCATTATTTCCCAAAGAACGCATAGCCCCTCATTGTGTATTCATCTCCATTCACCTTGATTAATTGCTTGCGTGACAATTTTACCATCGTTGTTTACAAATGTCATGATACATTCTCTCCAAGAAAATTGGtttatccatatatatatatatgccatctCTTCTGGAGGATGGAATTGTAGCCAACTCTGTACCACTTCATTTAAGAAGGAGCGTTAAGAGCAAAGAGACCCATTTTAAATATTTGATGCGCTTCTCTTAGTAGCCTACTGgaaaaccagtttggatttaGATACAGTTTCAGTATAATGGAAGCTTTTTTTGTGATAAAGTTTGTTTTATTGTGAAATAATACCAAAATTAAATGACAACCCCCCTCCCCTATCCCAATCCGAGGATCTAAGGGATCAAATTAAATAAACATACATGAAAAAAATGACAGAAAGAAACTAAAGCGACACATCAAAGTGTTTCAGCGGAAAGAAGGATTCGGTTCAAAGAAGGGGTTGGAACAGAAACTACTTTCCAATCGTTTCATTCTGAGCAGAAGCAGAATTTCTCATTCCGTTCCACTGTTCAGACCAGCAAAAATAAAGTATAAAAGCTACCAGGTTCATTAAGAGGGAACAATATACAGGAAGCGTCATTCAAAATGTTGATATGAAACAGCTGACGAGGAGTCACATAGGTCCTGTGTAAAAATGACAATGGATGTTGGTGATCAGGATTCAGAGAAGCGTGTTGAATATTAGACTGCACACGATCCCAGCTAAAACACTTATCCTGGAAGAAATCTTATCCACAAAGAGGTTTATAAGAAATGTACACTAGAAACAATTACCCTTTTGTTTTGCTCCTTAAACTCAAAATCTTATGCATAGGATGTGGCATCAAATCTGACTGCCATGGTACCCAAGTTCAGACAGAAGGTTTGTATATGAAAACTATTTCTAATATTCACAATTAGGTTTTACACGCTCACGTCACTCGCACATAAGGCTCCTGCAAGCACATGCGCAGACACAGCTGGCACTCCGATTaaggtgtttacatgtcctaacTATCTGATCAAATTGCAGAGAAACATAGGCGTTAGAATCGAACATGCTCAATGACAACAGACCTCGTGACAACAGATTTATCAGTGGGACCACTGTGGAAAGTGTCGGTGTCTCTTACCACTTGTCAATGCACTTTTGACAGAAGCTGTGAGCACAGGGCAGAATGAGGTCAGATTTACCATCCATGCAGATGCAGCACTCCTCCTCATCAGTTAACTGCTTCACCCTGTAGGGGAATACACACAATGGCAGCCAGTCGTAGACTTGCCTCCAGTTCCAGACTTCCTCACATTACGGAACAAGACTTGGAAGGATGGCAATGCAAGACTTCCCACAGACGCACACTGAACTACTAACCTGCCCATCCACATGCTGGCCTGGCAGGAGTCCCCTGACGGGAGGCTGGCGCCCTCTGCTGACAGCACCTCCACTGCCTGACTGGTGATGTCATGGTACAGCTGGATGAACTGATACAGGTTCATGATGCGAGACGCCTCCACCATCCCATTCTCTTTGTTGATCTGCCAGAGCACAGCGAAACAACACAAACATGTTTCAATCTCAAAAACACACATGCCATGAATACAAATGTgccaacaacacacacattactggttgaaaaacacacatttcccctaaaaaaaaataaaaaaatagcgaGAGTGGAGACTGATTCACAATGACATGTCACCCTCAAGAGACCAACTTTTGTCCCTTTCTCACCTTGGTACAAACTATCCTCACAGCCACTTTCCACAGAGCAGAGGTGTCCGAGCCAGTCTGAACTTCAAAGATCAGGTGTTTTTGCTGTCCAGCTGCTAGCTTAGCCGTCCTGTCCAGTTGACAGTCATGGAGAAACATTTTTACTCAACAAATGATCCAATGACAACTTAACACTGCCCCCTAACCCTCCTCAGTTTATATCACTCACTGCCTGTGAAAGCCACATTCACACCAGCAAGGCCTACTGATTGGGGAAGGACTAGGTTAAATCCTAACAGGGAGAGAGTGCTCTAAGCTCTTGATTAAGGTTCATAACCTGAATTATGTCAGTTAATAAGTAGCGTTATAAGTGGATAATGTTCAAGAAGTGCCAGCGGAGGAGCTGGATGTTACTTGGGGGAATTAGTTCCCCATCTGTAAATGAACTGGGAAATATTGTTATTCTCTTTGTAGAGTTGGATATTATCATCGTCATCTATTTGTTTAAAGACTAAGTACAAAGCAAACAAGGACTACATTGACGGTCACGACATGGCCGGCCTTACACGTCATTGAGCTCTGCCACCCTGGCCAGGAACTCCTCGTAGTTGAGATAGCCGCTGTCGCGTACCAGCCCAGCATGCTTCACCAGCTTCTCAGGTAGACGGGTCATCACCGCCTGGCCTGAGATCTGCTGGCCCATCCCAACCGCGCTCAAAGAACAGCACTATGCAGTGTGGCCTGACCGAGGGAAACAAAAGCAAAGTCACCAAGTAATTTACCTACGGTCTTTAGAGCAAG from Oncorhynchus gorbuscha isolate QuinsamMale2020 ecotype Even-year unplaced genomic scaffold, OgorEven_v1.0 Un_scaffold_2:::fragment_4:::debris, whole genome shotgun sequence includes the following:
- the LOC124017358 gene encoding RING finger protein 141 isoform X1, whose amino-acid sequence is MGQQISGQAVMTRLPEKLVKHAGLVRDSGYLNYEEFLARVAELNDVTAKLAAGQQKHLIFEVQTGSDTSALWKVAVRIVCTKINKENGMVEASRIMNLYQFIQLYHDITSQAVEVLSAEGASLPSGDSCQASMWMGRVKQLTDEEECCICMDGKSDLILPCAHSFCQKCIDKWSGQSRNCPICRLQVTAANESWVMPDAPTEDDVAGYILNLADEAGHPHIP
- the LOC124017358 gene encoding RING finger protein 141 isoform X2, with the translated sequence MGQQISGQAVMTRLPEKLVKHAGLVRDSGYLNYEEFLARVAELNDVTAKLAAGQQKHLIFEVQTGSDTSALWKVAVRIVCTKINKENGMVEASRIMNLYQFIQLYHDITSQAVEVLSAEGASLPSGDSCQASMWMGRVKQLTDEEECCICMDGKSDLILPCAHSFCQKCIDKWTYVTPRQLFHINILNDASCILFPLNEPGSFYTLFLLV